In Thunnus thynnus chromosome 11, fThuThy2.1, whole genome shotgun sequence, the following proteins share a genomic window:
- the gpm6bb gene encoding glycoprotein M6Bb isoform X1 — translation METPSEENQDQRQDKRGCFECCIKCLGGVPYASLVATILCFSGVALFCGCGHVALTGTVTILETHFSKVTSDHAMLTDVIQLMQYVIYGIASFFFLYGIILLAEGFYTTSAVKELHSEFKTTICGRCISGMFVFLTYILGVAWLGVFGFSAVPVFLFYNMWSTCATMRSPMANLTNIDSICVDVRQYGIIPWNATPGKACGSTLGDICNTSEFYLSYHLYIVACAGAGATVIALIHFLMILSANWAYLKDASQMHAYQDIKMKEERELQDITSRSKECLNSYT, via the exons GTTGCTTTGAGTGCTGCATCAAATGTTTAGGCGGGGTGCCGTATGCGTCGCTGGTGGCCACCATCTTGTGCTTCTCTGGTGTTGCCCTTTTCTGCGGGTGTGGCCATGTGGCTCTCACTGGCACGGTGACCATCCTGGAAACTCACTTCTCCAAGGTCACCAGTGATCACGCCATGCTGACTGATGT AATACAGCTGATGCAGTATGTCATCTATGGCATCGCTTcgtttttcttcctgtatggGATCATTCTCCTTGCCGAGGGCTTCTACACAACCAGTGCCGTCAAGGAACTGCACAGTGAGTTCAAGACCACCATCTGCGGACGCTGCATCAGTGGAATG tttgtgtttctcaCATACATTCTGGGTGTGGCCTGGCTCGGTGTGTTTGGCTTCTCTGCTGTGCCAGTCTTCCTCTTTTACAATATGTGGTCCACctgtgccaccatgaggtctCCCATGGCCAACCTCACCAACATTGACTCCATCTGCGTGGATGTTCGTCAGTATG GAATTATCCCGTGGAATGCCACCCCAGGCAAGGCCTGTGGATCTACGCTAGGTGACATCTGCAACACCAGTGAG TTCTACCTGTCTTATCACCTGTACATTGTAGCGTGCGCTGGGGCAGGAGCCACTGTGATCGCTCTG ATCCACTTCCTCATGATTCTCTCAGCAAACTGGGCCTACCTTAAGGATGCCAGTCAAATGCATGCCTACCAAGACATCAAAATGAAGGAAGAGCGGGAGCTGCAGGACATCACCTCACGCTCAAAGGAATGCCTCAATTCCTACACATAA
- the gpm6bb gene encoding glycoprotein M6Bb isoform X2 — MGCFECCIKCLGGVPYASLVATILCFSGVALFCGCGHVALTGTVTILETHFSKVTSDHAMLTDVIQLMQYVIYGIASFFFLYGIILLAEGFYTTSAVKELHSEFKTTICGRCISGMFVFLTYILGVAWLGVFGFSAVPVFLFYNMWSTCATMRSPMANLTNIDSICVDVRQYGIIPWNATPGKACGSTLGDICNTSEFYLSYHLYIVACAGAGATVIALIHFLMILSANWAYLKDASQMHAYQDIKMKEERELQDITSRSKECLNSYT, encoded by the exons GTTGCTTTGAGTGCTGCATCAAATGTTTAGGCGGGGTGCCGTATGCGTCGCTGGTGGCCACCATCTTGTGCTTCTCTGGTGTTGCCCTTTTCTGCGGGTGTGGCCATGTGGCTCTCACTGGCACGGTGACCATCCTGGAAACTCACTTCTCCAAGGTCACCAGTGATCACGCCATGCTGACTGATGT AATACAGCTGATGCAGTATGTCATCTATGGCATCGCTTcgtttttcttcctgtatggGATCATTCTCCTTGCCGAGGGCTTCTACACAACCAGTGCCGTCAAGGAACTGCACAGTGAGTTCAAGACCACCATCTGCGGACGCTGCATCAGTGGAATG tttgtgtttctcaCATACATTCTGGGTGTGGCCTGGCTCGGTGTGTTTGGCTTCTCTGCTGTGCCAGTCTTCCTCTTTTACAATATGTGGTCCACctgtgccaccatgaggtctCCCATGGCCAACCTCACCAACATTGACTCCATCTGCGTGGATGTTCGTCAGTATG GAATTATCCCGTGGAATGCCACCCCAGGCAAGGCCTGTGGATCTACGCTAGGTGACATCTGCAACACCAGTGAG TTCTACCTGTCTTATCACCTGTACATTGTAGCGTGCGCTGGGGCAGGAGCCACTGTGATCGCTCTG ATCCACTTCCTCATGATTCTCTCAGCAAACTGGGCCTACCTTAAGGATGCCAGTCAAATGCATGCCTACCAAGACATCAAAATGAAGGAAGAGCGGGAGCTGCAGGACATCACCTCACGCTCAAAGGAATGCCTCAATTCCTACACATAA
- the gpm6bb gene encoding glycoprotein M6Bb isoform X3, whose product METPSEENQDQRQDKRGCFECCIKCLGGVPYASLVATILCFSGVALFCGCGHVALTGTVTILETHFSKVTSDHAMLTDVIQLMQYVIYGIASFFFLYGIILLAEGFYTTSAVKELHSEFKTTICGRCISGMFVFLTYILGVAWLGVFGFSAVPVFLFYNMWSTCATMRSPMANLTNIDSICVDVRQYGIIPWNATPGKACGSTLGDICNTSEFYLSYHLYIVACAGAGATVIALLIYMMATTYNFAVLKFKSREDCCTKF is encoded by the exons GTTGCTTTGAGTGCTGCATCAAATGTTTAGGCGGGGTGCCGTATGCGTCGCTGGTGGCCACCATCTTGTGCTTCTCTGGTGTTGCCCTTTTCTGCGGGTGTGGCCATGTGGCTCTCACTGGCACGGTGACCATCCTGGAAACTCACTTCTCCAAGGTCACCAGTGATCACGCCATGCTGACTGATGT AATACAGCTGATGCAGTATGTCATCTATGGCATCGCTTcgtttttcttcctgtatggGATCATTCTCCTTGCCGAGGGCTTCTACACAACCAGTGCCGTCAAGGAACTGCACAGTGAGTTCAAGACCACCATCTGCGGACGCTGCATCAGTGGAATG tttgtgtttctcaCATACATTCTGGGTGTGGCCTGGCTCGGTGTGTTTGGCTTCTCTGCTGTGCCAGTCTTCCTCTTTTACAATATGTGGTCCACctgtgccaccatgaggtctCCCATGGCCAACCTCACCAACATTGACTCCATCTGCGTGGATGTTCGTCAGTATG GAATTATCCCGTGGAATGCCACCCCAGGCAAGGCCTGTGGATCTACGCTAGGTGACATCTGCAACACCAGTGAG TTCTACCTGTCTTATCACCTGTACATTGTAGCGTGCGCTGGGGCAGGAGCCACTGTGATCGCTCTG CTGATCTACATGATGGCTACCACTTATAACTTTGCTGTTTTGAAGTTTAAGAGTCGAGAAGACTGCTGCACTaagttttaa